In one window of Mesorhizobium sp. B2-1-1 DNA:
- a CDS encoding mannitol dehydrogenase family protein, with product MTVKLSSANLANLPARVAGPKYDRAALKAGIVHFGVGNFHRSHQAVYLDELFNSGVGHDWALVGAGVFEGEKIGRGKLEEQDWLTTVVEQDEGHMSARVTGAMIDFLTPGDAAAIIERLADPAIKIVSLTITEGGYFIDPASGVFNPTHPDIVADAQPGATPKTVFGIILAGLVRRRGDGIAPFTVMSCDNIPHNGHVTSDGVIGLARLIDEDLAAWVGGNVAFPNAMVDRITPATSDRERAILAKDFGVEDNWPVFCEPFRQWVLEDHFTDGRPPLEKVGVQFVKDVAPYELMKIRILNGGHATIAYPAGLMDIHFVHEAMQEPLVRGFLDKLEHDEIIPTVPPVPDTVLEDYYQLIEKRFSNPKIGDTVRRLCLDGSNRQPKFIIPTIADRLKAGKSVAGLALESALWCRYCFGTTDSGAVIEPNDPNWDRVQATAKAAKDAPAAWLAMEDIYGDVGRATAFVEAFAHALNLLWTDGTRATLTRYLAGKL from the coding sequence ATGACCGTGAAACTCTCTTCCGCCAATCTCGCCAACCTGCCCGCCAGGGTCGCAGGTCCGAAATACGACCGCGCAGCGCTGAAGGCCGGCATCGTGCATTTCGGCGTCGGCAACTTCCATCGCTCGCACCAGGCCGTCTATCTCGACGAGCTGTTCAATTCGGGCGTCGGCCACGACTGGGCGCTGGTCGGCGCCGGCGTGTTCGAGGGCGAGAAGATCGGCCGCGGCAAACTGGAAGAGCAGGACTGGCTGACGACGGTGGTCGAGCAGGACGAGGGTCATATGAGCGCCCGCGTCACCGGCGCCATGATCGACTTCCTGACGCCGGGCGATGCCGCCGCCATCATCGAACGGCTGGCCGATCCGGCGATCAAGATCGTGTCGCTGACCATCACCGAAGGCGGCTATTTCATCGATCCTGCCTCCGGCGTGTTCAACCCGACGCATCCCGATATCGTCGCCGATGCGCAGCCGGGCGCGACGCCGAAGACCGTGTTCGGCATCATCCTCGCCGGCCTGGTGCGGCGGCGCGGCGATGGCATCGCACCGTTCACGGTGATGTCCTGCGACAACATTCCCCACAACGGCCATGTCACGTCGGATGGCGTCATCGGGTTGGCCCGCCTGATCGACGAGGATCTGGCGGCCTGGGTCGGCGGCAATGTCGCTTTCCCGAACGCGATGGTCGACCGCATCACGCCGGCCACGTCGGACCGCGAACGCGCGATCCTGGCCAAGGATTTCGGCGTCGAGGACAATTGGCCTGTCTTTTGCGAACCCTTCCGGCAATGGGTGCTGGAAGACCATTTCACCGACGGCCGGCCGCCGCTTGAAAAGGTCGGCGTGCAGTTCGTCAAAGACGTCGCGCCCTACGAGCTGATGAAGATCCGCATCCTCAATGGCGGCCATGCCACCATCGCCTATCCGGCCGGGCTGATGGACATCCATTTCGTGCATGAGGCGATGCAGGAGCCGCTGGTGCGCGGCTTTCTCGACAAGCTCGAGCATGACGAAATCATTCCGACCGTACCGCCGGTGCCAGACACGGTCCTGGAGGATTATTACCAGCTCATCGAAAAGCGCTTTTCCAACCCCAAGATCGGCGACACGGTGCGCCGGCTCTGTCTCGACGGTTCCAATCGCCAGCCGAAATTCATCATCCCGACCATCGCCGACCGCTTGAAGGCGGGAAAGAGCGTCGCCGGCCTGGCACTTGAATCGGCGCTGTGGTGCCGCTACTGCTTCGGCACGACGGACAGCGGCGCGGTCATCGAGCCCAACGATCCGAACTGGGACCGCGTGCAGGCGACGGCAAAGGCGGCAAAGGACGCGCCCGCCGCCTGGCTTGCGATGGAAGACATCTATGGCGATGTCGGGCGCGCCACCGCGTTCGTCGAGGCTTTCGCGCATGCATTGAACCTGCTGTGGACGGATGGCACGCGCGCCACGCTGACGCGCTACCTCGCCGGCAAGCTCTGA
- a CDS encoding L-iditol 2-dehydrogenase encodes MRLKGKSALITGSARGIGKAFAEAYAREGAIVAIADIDLEAAQKTAAEIGGKAYAVKLDVTDQASIDAAVQAVETRTGGPDILINNAALFDLAPIVDITKASYDKLFSVNVAGTLFMLQAAARSMIAQGKGGRIINMASQAGRRGEALVAVYCASKAAVISLTQSAGLDLIKHGINVNGIAPGVVDSDMWDQVDALFAKYENRPKGEKKRLVGEGVPYGRMGRPEDLAGMAVFLASDEAEYIVAQTYNVDGGQWMS; translated from the coding sequence ATGAGGCTGAAAGGCAAATCGGCGCTGATCACCGGGTCGGCGCGCGGCATCGGCAAGGCCTTCGCCGAAGCCTATGCCCGTGAGGGCGCCATCGTGGCGATTGCCGACATCGATCTCGAGGCGGCGCAAAAGACGGCCGCCGAGATCGGCGGCAAGGCCTATGCGGTGAAGCTCGACGTCACGGACCAGGCCTCCATCGATGCCGCGGTGCAGGCGGTGGAAACCAGGACCGGCGGCCCGGACATACTGATCAACAACGCCGCTTTGTTCGACCTGGCTCCGATCGTCGACATCACCAAAGCGAGCTACGACAAACTGTTTTCCGTCAATGTCGCCGGCACGCTGTTCATGCTGCAGGCGGCCGCGCGCTCGATGATCGCGCAGGGAAAGGGCGGCAGGATCATCAACATGGCGAGCCAGGCCGGACGGCGCGGCGAAGCGCTGGTCGCGGTCTACTGCGCCAGCAAGGCGGCGGTCATTTCGCTGACCCAGTCGGCCGGGCTCGACCTGATCAAGCACGGCATCAACGTCAACGGCATCGCGCCTGGCGTCGTCGACAGCGACATGTGGGACCAGGTCGACGCGCTGTTCGCCAAATATGAGAACCGGCCGAAAGGCGAGAAGAAAAGACTGGTCGGTGAAGGCGTGCCTTACGGCCGCATGGGCAGACCGGAGGACCTCGCCGGCATGGCCGTGTTCCTGGCCAGCGACGAAGCCGAATATATCGTCGCCCAGACCTACAATGTCGATGGCGGCCAGTGGATGAGTTGA